In Arsenophonus sp. aPb, one DNA window encodes the following:
- the hfq gene encoding RNA chaperone Hfq has translation MAKGQSLQDPFLNALRRERVPVSIYLVNGIKLQGQIESFDQFVILLKNTVSQMVYKHAISTVVPSRPVSHHSNQGGNTGLGNYNTGNVAVPQDSDATE, from the coding sequence ATGGCTAAGGGGCAATCTTTGCAAGATCCGTTCCTAAACGCGTTACGTCGTGAAAGGGTTCCGGTTTCCATTTATTTGGTCAATGGCATCAAATTACAAGGTCAAATCGAATCATTTGATCAATTTGTTATTTTACTGAAAAACACAGTAAGCCAAATGGTATATAAGCATGCTATTTCTACTGTAGTACCTTCTCGTCCTGTATCTCACCATAGTAATCAAGGGGGTAATACAGGCCTAGGTAATTACAATACAGGTAATGTGGCAGTTCCACAGGATAGTGATGCGACTGAATAA
- the hflX gene encoding ribosome rescue GTPase HflX, translating to MFDRHEGGELAVLVHVFFANEKDTENLIEFESLVISAGIKPVQIITGNRKSPQAKYFVGEGKAEEIAAAVKVSNADVVLFDHTLSPAQERNLERLCQCRVIDRTGLILDIFAQRARTHEGKLQVELAQLRHISTRLVRGWTHLERQKGGIGLRGPGETQLETDRRLIRGKIRQILSRLAKVEKQREQGRQARSKAGIPTISLVGYTNAGKSSLFNQMTKSEVYAADQLFATLDPTLRRIDIDDVGAIVLADTVGFIRHLPHDLVAAFKATLQETREASLLLHVVDAADNRMEENIQAVESVLEEIEANKIPALLVMNKIDMLNGFIPRIDRDENNVPIRVWLSAQTGEGIPLLLQALTERLSGEIAHYELRLPPEAGRLRSRFYQLQAIEYEEMDIDGSIMLEVKLPIVDWQRLCKQEQPLLEYIVKSTY from the coding sequence TTGTTTGATAGACATGAAGGTGGGGAATTAGCTGTTCTTGTGCATGTTTTTTTCGCTAATGAAAAAGATACTGAAAACCTCATTGAATTTGAATCATTAGTCATCTCTGCGGGCATTAAGCCAGTACAGATAATCACAGGTAATCGCAAATCACCCCAGGCTAAATATTTTGTTGGCGAGGGTAAAGCGGAAGAAATCGCGGCAGCAGTTAAAGTCAGTAATGCCGATGTGGTTCTTTTTGATCATACTTTAAGCCCTGCCCAGGAAAGAAATCTTGAGCGATTATGTCAGTGTCGAGTTATTGATCGTACGGGTTTAATTTTAGATATATTTGCACAGCGCGCCCGAACCCATGAAGGTAAACTACAAGTTGAATTAGCTCAGTTAAGGCATATTTCTACCCGTTTGGTACGTGGTTGGACTCATCTTGAACGACAAAAAGGGGGGATCGGCCTACGTGGACCTGGTGAAACTCAACTTGAAACGGATCGTCGATTGATCCGAGGTAAAATTCGGCAAATCCTTTCTCGGTTGGCAAAGGTTGAAAAGCAGAGAGAGCAGGGTAGACAAGCAAGAAGTAAAGCGGGTATTCCCACCATATCATTGGTAGGTTACACTAATGCAGGCAAGTCTAGTCTGTTTAATCAAATGACAAAGTCTGAAGTGTATGCTGCAGATCAATTATTTGCGACGTTAGATCCTACATTACGGCGTATTGATATAGATGATGTTGGAGCGATAGTGTTGGCTGATACTGTCGGTTTTATTCGTCATCTTCCTCACGATCTTGTTGCTGCATTTAAAGCAACATTGCAGGAAACACGTGAAGCCAGTTTATTATTACACGTTGTTGATGCTGCGGATAACCGTATGGAAGAAAATATCCAAGCAGTTGAAAGTGTATTAGAAGAAATTGAGGCTAATAAAATTCCAGCACTGTTAGTCATGAATAAAATTGACATGTTGAATGGATTTATCCCCCGTATTGATCGCGATGAGAATAATGTCCCTATTCGGGTCTGGCTCTCAGCCCAAACCGGTGAAGGAATTCCATTATTATTACAGGCGCTGACAGAACGTCTTTCTGGTGAAATTGCACACTATGAATTGCGATTACCGCCAGAAGCGGGTCGTTTACGCAGTCGGTTTTATCAACTTCAGGCAATCGAGTATGAAGAAATGGATATAGATGGCAGTATCATGCTTGAAGTGAAGCTGCCTATTGTTGACTGGCAAAGACTTTGTAAGCAAGAACAACCTTTACTTGAGTACATTGTTAAGTCAACATATTGA
- the hflK gene encoding FtsH protease activity modulator HflK yields the protein MAWNQPGNNGQDRDPWGSSNSGNSSGKKGNRKKGTTDLDDLFRKLSRKLGGLGGNNKDRNGSSNPNGININGRFIAIIIAAIVIIWAASGFYTIKESDRGVVFRFGKYSHTVEPGLNWKPNFIEKVIPVNVETIREQATSGMMLTSDENVIQVEMNVQYRVTDPAQYLFNVTNPDNSLRQAIDSAVRGIIGQSAMEQVLTTKRAFIRDETQKELENTIRPYNMGITILDVNFQAARPPEAVKAAFDDVIAAREEEQKTIREAQAYRNEVLPLAKGNAQKLIEEATAYKSSVVFKAEGEVASFAKMLPEYRAAPQITRERLYIETMERVLGNTRKVIVNDKSNSMLVLPLEQILRNGSKNNAADVQKITPPKVIQQSDISTESPYSYSYGTRDNARGSNSARVGRQ from the coding sequence ATGGCGTGGAATCAGCCCGGTAATAACGGACAGGACCGCGACCCGTGGGGAAGCAGCAATAGCGGCAACTCCAGTGGTAAGAAAGGTAATCGGAAAAAAGGGACAACTGATCTTGATGATCTGTTCCGCAAGTTAAGTCGCAAACTTGGTGGTTTAGGTGGGAATAATAAAGACAGGAATGGTTCGAGTAATCCAAATGGCATCAATATAAACGGCCGTTTTATCGCAATTATTATTGCAGCAATTGTGATTATTTGGGCTGCAAGTGGTTTTTATACGATAAAAGAGAGTGATCGTGGCGTTGTATTTCGTTTTGGTAAATATAGCCATACTGTTGAACCGGGTTTAAATTGGAAGCCAAATTTTATTGAAAAAGTCATTCCGGTTAATGTTGAAACCATACGTGAACAAGCGACTAGTGGTATGATGTTAACTTCGGATGAAAATGTTATTCAAGTAGAAATGAACGTCCAGTATCGAGTAACGGATCCTGCTCAATATTTATTTAATGTTACTAACCCCGATAATAGTTTACGTCAGGCAATAGATAGCGCAGTACGTGGAATTATTGGTCAATCAGCAATGGAACAGGTGCTGACGACGAAACGTGCTTTTATCCGTGATGAAACACAAAAAGAGTTAGAAAATACGATAAGACCTTATAATATGGGTATAACGATATTAGATGTTAACTTCCAAGCTGCTCGTCCACCGGAAGCGGTTAAAGCGGCATTTGATGATGTTATTGCAGCAAGAGAAGAAGAGCAGAAGACCATTCGTGAAGCGCAAGCTTATCGTAATGAAGTCCTACCATTAGCGAAAGGTAATGCGCAGAAATTGATTGAAGAAGCGACTGCTTATAAGTCAAGTGTGGTTTTCAAGGCTGAAGGTGAAGTAGCCAGTTTTGCCAAAATGTTGCCGGAATATCGAGCGGCTCCTCAAATTACTCGTGAGCGTTTATATATTGAGACAATGGAGCGGGTACTAGGTAATACGCGTAAGGTCATTGTTAACGACAAGAGCAATAGTATGTTAGTGTTGCCGTTAGAGCAAATTCTACGCAATGGAAGCAAAAATAATGCAGCAGATGTACAAAAAATAACGCCACCAAAAGTTATTCAGCAATCAGATATTTCTACTGAATCGCCTTATTCGTATAGCTATGGAACGCGGGATAATGCTCGAGGCAGTAATTCAGCTCGTGTAGGGAGACAATAA
- the hflC gene encoding protease modulator HflC yields the protein MRKSVIVIIVAALVVLYMSIFTVQQTERGIILRFGKVVRDGDNKPIIYEPGLHLKIPFIETVKMLDARIQTLDVQADRYLTRENKDLMVDSYLKWRITDFSRYYVATGGGNPYQAETLLKRKFSDRLRSEFGRLNVKDIITDSRGRLTVDVRDALNKGSDTEATKEADQAIASAAARFDKEIKGNSPVVNPNSMAALGIEVVDVRIKRIELPSEVSEAIYQRMRAEREAVARQHRSQGQEEAVKIRAAADKTVTETLAEAERTALRLRGEGDAMATKLFADAFNQDPDFYAFIRSLRAYEKSFSKNGDDVMVLSPDTDFFRYMRAPTKQRAVQ from the coding sequence ATGCGTAAATCAGTGATTGTTATTATTGTTGCTGCATTAGTTGTGTTGTATATGTCAATTTTCACAGTTCAACAGACAGAGAGAGGCATCATTCTACGCTTTGGTAAGGTGGTACGTGATGGTGACAATAAACCTATTATTTATGAGCCAGGTTTGCATCTCAAAATACCATTTATTGAAACGGTAAAAATGTTGGATGCTCGTATTCAGACATTGGATGTTCAGGCAGATCGCTATCTGACTAGAGAAAATAAAGATTTAATGGTTGATTCTTATTTAAAATGGCGAATTACTGATTTTAGTCGTTACTATGTTGCGACCGGTGGCGGCAATCCTTATCAAGCTGAAACCTTACTGAAACGTAAATTTAGTGATCGGCTGCGTTCAGAATTTGGCCGTTTAAATGTGAAAGATATTATTACTGATTCTCGCGGACGCTTAACCGTCGATGTACGTGATGCACTTAATAAAGGTTCAGATACTGAAGCGACAAAAGAGGCTGATCAGGCTATTGCCTCGGCAGCAGCCCGTTTTGATAAAGAGATCAAAGGTAATTCGCCAGTTGTGAATCCAAACAGCATGGCGGCATTAGGGATTGAAGTTGTCGATGTTCGTATCAAACGTATTGAATTGCCAAGTGAAGTTTCGGAAGCGATATATCAGCGTATGCGTGCTGAACGAGAGGCTGTAGCGCGTCAGCATCGTTCACAGGGTCAAGAAGAAGCAGTGAAGATCCGTGCTGCAGCAGATAAAACCGTGACCGAAACATTGGCTGAAGCGGAGCGCACTGCGTTGAGATTACGCGGTGAAGGTGATGCGATGGCGACTAAACTATTTGCTGATGCATTTAATCAAGATCCTGATTTCTATGCTTTCATTCGTAGCTTACGGGCATACGAGAAGAGTTTTAGTAAAAATGGTGATGATGTGATGGTATTAAGTCCAGATACAGATTTTTTCCGCTACATGCGAGCACCAACTAAACAAAGAGCGGTACAGTGA
- a CDS encoding adenylosuccinate synthase yields MGKNVVVLGTQWGDEGKGKIVDLLTERAKYVVRYQGGHNAGHTLVVNGEKTVLHLIPSGILRENVISVIGNGVVLAPDALMDEMKKLEARGVPVRERLKISAACPLILPYHVALDNAREKARGAKAIGTTGRGIGPAYEDKVARRAIRVGDLFNKKTFPVKLKEIVDYHNFQLVNYYKAPAIDYQKTLDDIMVIADILTAMTVDVADLLYKAHQKGELVMYEGAQGTLLDIDHGTYPYVTSSNTTAGGVATGSGLGPRYIDYVLGILKAYSTRVGGGPFPTELSDETGEYLREKGQEFGATTGRCRRTGWLDIVAINRAVQINSLSGFCLTKLDVLDGLDEVKLCIAYRKPDGTELTITPLAAEEWEGLEPIYETLPGWSESTFRVKEYNQLPKAAIDYIKRIEELTGIPIDIISTGPDRAETMILQDPFDV; encoded by the coding sequence ATGGGTAAAAACGTTGTCGTATTAGGTACTCAGTGGGGTGACGAAGGTAAAGGCAAAATAGTCGATTTACTAACTGAACGCGCTAAGTATGTTGTTCGTTATCAAGGTGGCCATAATGCTGGTCATACTCTTGTGGTAAATGGTGAAAAAACTGTACTCCATCTTATCCCATCAGGTATTCTGCGTGAAAATGTCATAAGCGTCATTGGCAATGGTGTCGTGTTAGCACCTGATGCATTAATGGATGAAATGAAAAAATTAGAAGCGCGTGGCGTGCCAGTGCGTGAACGACTCAAAATTTCAGCAGCTTGTCCATTAATCTTGCCCTACCACGTTGCTTTAGATAACGCGCGTGAAAAAGCGCGCGGCGCGAAAGCGATAGGCACGACCGGCCGGGGCATTGGACCGGCTTATGAAGATAAAGTTGCCCGCCGTGCAATACGTGTTGGTGATCTGTTTAATAAAAAAACGTTTCCAGTCAAACTTAAAGAAATTGTTGATTACCATAATTTTCAATTAGTGAATTATTATAAAGCGCCTGCAATCGATTACCAAAAAACATTAGATGATATTATGGTTATTGCCGATATTTTGACGGCGATGACCGTTGATGTTGCTGATTTGTTATATAAAGCGCATCAAAAAGGCGAATTAGTGATGTATGAAGGGGCACAGGGAACATTGCTGGATATTGATCATGGTACCTATCCCTATGTGACTTCATCAAACACAACGGCGGGTGGTGTTGCTACAGGCTCTGGCTTAGGTCCGCGCTATATTGATTATGTTTTAGGCATATTGAAAGCTTATTCTACCCGTGTTGGTGGAGGTCCTTTCCCAACCGAGTTATCCGATGAAACGGGCGAATACCTGCGTGAAAAAGGGCAGGAATTTGGTGCAACAACCGGTCGTTGCCGCCGTACCGGCTGGTTAGATATTGTTGCTATTAACCGAGCTGTTCAAATCAATTCACTTTCTGGTTTCTGTTTAACTAAATTAGATGTATTAGATGGTTTGGATGAAGTGAAACTTTGTATTGCTTATCGCAAACCAGATGGGACTGAATTGACAATAACACCATTAGCGGCAGAGGAATGGGAAGGTTTAGAGCCGATATATGAAACGTTACCAGGCTGGAGTGAAAGTACTTTTAGGGTAAAAGAATATAATCAATTACCTAAAGCAGCAATTGATTATATTAAACGGATTGAGGAATTAACCGGCATCCCGATAGATATTATTTCGACCGGGCCTGATCGTGCTGAAACAATGATATTACAAGATCCTTTTGATGTATAA
- the nsrR gene encoding nitric oxide-sensing transcriptional repressor NsrR produces the protein MQLTSFTDYGLRALIYMASLPKDKMTNITEVTNVYGVSRNHMVKIINQLSRVGLIAAVRGKNGGIYLGKPADQIRIGEVVRLLEPLALVNCCSDYCHITSACRLKQILNQAIDHFLNELDKYTLADLIKNNEPLYKLLLK, from the coding sequence GTGCAGTTAACAAGTTTTACAGATTATGGCTTAAGAGCATTGATTTATATGGCGTCATTACCTAAGGATAAAATGACTAATATTACTGAAGTCACTAATGTTTACGGTGTCTCACGTAACCATATGGTAAAAATTATTAATCAATTAAGCCGAGTTGGACTTATTGCTGCGGTGAGAGGCAAAAATGGGGGTATTTATTTAGGCAAGCCAGCTGATCAAATTCGGATCGGTGAGGTTGTTCGTCTGTTAGAGCCCCTGGCATTAGTCAATTGCTGTAGCGATTATTGCCATATTACCTCTGCTTGTCGATTAAAACAGATATTAAATCAAGCGATTGATCATTTTTTAAATGAATTAGATAAATATACACTGGCTGATCTAATAAAAAATAACGAGCCACTGTATAAGTTACTGTTAAAATAA